Proteins co-encoded in one Cytophaga hutchinsonii ATCC 33406 genomic window:
- a CDS encoding metallophosphoesterase family protein, with the protein MKIGLLSDTHSYIDDTILNYFKECDEIWHAGDFGNIGVYDKLNAFKPTLGVYGNIDGQDVRIVLKEDLIFEREGATIYMTHIGGSPGKYSPRVKKVIAAHKPTIFICGHSHILRVVSDPMYGGMLYLNPGAAGKEGFHKMRTLLRFELVAGKVINMQVIELGLRGK; encoded by the coding sequence ATGAAAATCGGTTTGCTTTCAGATACACATTCGTATATAGACGATACAATATTGAATTACTTTAAAGAGTGTGATGAGATCTGGCATGCGGGAGATTTCGGCAACATTGGTGTGTACGATAAGCTGAATGCGTTTAAACCTACATTAGGTGTGTATGGCAACATCGATGGGCAGGATGTGCGGATCGTATTAAAAGAAGATCTGATCTTTGAACGTGAAGGTGCAACCATCTATATGACGCATATCGGCGGCAGTCCAGGCAAATATTCACCCCGTGTTAAAAAAGTAATCGCTGCACACAAACCAACTATTTTTATCTGCGGCCACAGTCACATCTTACGTGTGGTGAGTGACCCCATGTATGGCGGTATGCTGTACCTGAATCCGGGTGCGGCAGGTAAAGAAGGTTTTCATAAAATGCGTACCCTGCTCCGCTTTGAACTTGTTGCCGGAAAAGTGATCAATATGCAGGTTATTGAACTCGGCTTGAGGGGGAAATAA
- a CDS encoding DUF6134 family protein → MNYTKSALGSLIGIIFFATIVSSSFNTKSPCAVQFSYLKYDVEIQDKTVGWMTSTKTTAPDQGLINYNIDSKVNVNVITNYDIQFRSESSYQKGELLKANYFTKVNGDTQSFSNINWTGAKYIGWDGKSYSDIGSTKITQSIGNLYYKEPVGISQLFSEKYMAFCPVTKSGDYYIVSFPDGKSTSYKYQNGICIWAESKQKLYKIVFRLAEIK, encoded by the coding sequence ATGAACTATACAAAATCTGCCTTAGGTAGTTTAATAGGGATTATTTTTTTTGCAACCATTGTTTCTTCCAGCTTCAATACGAAGTCTCCGTGCGCTGTTCAGTTCAGTTACCTGAAATACGATGTAGAAATTCAGGATAAAACAGTTGGCTGGATGACTTCCACAAAAACAACAGCACCTGACCAGGGATTGATAAATTATAATATTGACTCCAAAGTAAACGTCAATGTTATTACCAATTACGATATTCAATTCCGTTCCGAATCTTCGTATCAAAAAGGCGAATTGCTGAAAGCAAATTATTTCACAAAAGTAAATGGCGATACGCAGTCATTCTCAAATATCAATTGGACCGGCGCAAAATATATTGGTTGGGATGGTAAAAGTTACAGCGACATTGGCAGCACAAAAATTACACAATCCATTGGCAACTTATATTATAAAGAACCGGTAGGCATATCTCAATTGTTTTCTGAAAAATACATGGCCTTTTGCCCGGTTACAAAATCAGGCGATTATTATATTGTTTCCTTCCCCGATGGAAAAAGCACTTCCTATAAATATCAAAACGGTATTTGTATCTGGGCAGAGTCAAAGCAAAAATTATATAAAATTGTTTTCAGGCTTGCTGAAATTAAATAG
- a CDS encoding DUF3822 family protein, which yields MLSDITVRYKLNNSIKDSRFETEHLAKYHLSFQVNFELFRICIVDGDSNRCLFLEDYTLADIYTTNDLLEQLDILFEDHILIKAGFWKSITVGFKNTQFSLIPEALFEKDYLKEYLTLNTTLDREPDEEYHFYKQRQTEAVNVFATNQRLTSWFNKTYPLKQVRYVHHTASMIEGIMLQKDKNAAEKSVFIQVEQYFLTIIVKQGKKLIFCNSFTFNTSEDFVYFILFVFDQLELNPEKCPVVVFGEITHDSESFSKLYKYIRHLTFGSKPEFVRFGYQFDEVFDHRYFDLYNMHLCQG from the coding sequence ATGCTTTCAGATATTACTGTACGATATAAATTAAATAATTCAATTAAGGATAGCCGTTTTGAAACGGAACATCTGGCTAAATACCATTTGTCTTTTCAGGTCAACTTTGAGTTATTCAGGATTTGTATTGTCGATGGTGATTCCAACAGATGTCTGTTTTTAGAAGATTACACGCTGGCAGATATCTACACAACGAATGATCTGCTGGAACAGCTGGATATATTGTTTGAAGATCACATTCTGATTAAGGCAGGCTTTTGGAAAAGTATTACCGTTGGTTTTAAAAACACACAGTTTTCACTTATTCCGGAAGCGTTATTCGAAAAAGATTATCTGAAGGAATATCTGACGTTGAATACAACGCTGGATAGAGAGCCGGATGAAGAATATCACTTCTACAAACAAAGACAAACAGAAGCGGTAAATGTATTTGCGACCAACCAAAGACTTACCAGCTGGTTTAATAAAACCTATCCGTTAAAGCAGGTCCGTTACGTGCACCACACGGCTTCTATGATTGAAGGCATCATGCTTCAGAAAGATAAAAACGCTGCTGAAAAAAGTGTATTCATTCAGGTAGAGCAATATTTTTTAACGATCATTGTCAAGCAAGGGAAAAAATTAATTTTCTGCAACAGTTTCACTTTTAATACCAGCGAAGATTTTGTTTACTTTATTTTATTTGTCTTTGATCAGCTGGAATTAAATCCTGAAAAATGCCCTGTTGTCGTATTCGGTGAAATAACGCACGATTCAGAATCGTTCAGTAAATTATACAAATACATCAGGCACCTGACCTTTGGTTCCAAACCTGAATTTGTTCGCTTTGGATACCAATTTGATGAAGTGTTTGATCACCGTTATTTTGATTTGTACAACATGCATCTGTGCCAGGGTTAA
- a CDS encoding ATP-dependent DNA helicase: protein MSLTPFILSALPAAPTASQTKAIDLIEQLVENRGATNATLLLKGYAGTGKTTLLSALVRAIPKNKFQTVLLAPTGRAAKVMASYSGQGAATIHRHIYRKETGVSGSMHFSRKRNMFANTIFIVDEASMLSDDSEFGNNGLLGDLISYVFEQKNNRLILCGDTAQLPPVGKTISPALDKRYLESHFSLDLLEVELTDVVRQAQASGILYNATKLRNDIRSKATTIHFTTGFKDFYKMTSDRLEDGLRYAYDNFGREETIVVCRSNKSATGYNRYIRQAIFFTENELDAGDLLMSVRNNYTILPSNISSGFIANGDFLEIRKVLRYQDQYGFRFADIEAVFRDFPEFGNFQLKIMLDTLYSNTPNLEQDKMKELYAEIEKEYADIATKQERMEAIRKDPFLNALQVKFAYALTCHKAQGGQWHTVFIEQGYLTDDKIDIEFLRWLYTAITRGKNQVFLVNFHPKFFEGIVGVQSTE from the coding sequence TTGTCACTAACGCCATTCATTCTTTCTGCACTTCCGGCAGCACCTACAGCCAGTCAGACAAAAGCCATTGATCTGATCGAACAATTGGTAGAGAACAGAGGTGCTACCAACGCAACGCTGCTGTTGAAAGGCTATGCGGGAACAGGTAAGACTACGTTGTTAAGTGCATTGGTACGGGCAATTCCTAAAAATAAATTTCAAACGGTCTTGCTTGCGCCAACGGGTAGAGCTGCAAAGGTGATGGCATCGTATTCCGGACAGGGCGCGGCTACTATTCACCGGCATATTTACCGCAAAGAAACGGGTGTATCCGGTAGTATGCATTTTTCAAGAAAGAGAAATATGTTTGCCAACACCATTTTTATTGTGGATGAAGCTTCGATGCTGAGTGATGACAGTGAGTTTGGAAACAATGGGTTGCTGGGAGATCTTATTTCCTATGTGTTTGAGCAAAAAAATAACCGGCTTATTCTGTGTGGTGATACGGCACAGCTGCCGCCGGTAGGGAAGACTATAAGTCCGGCGCTTGATAAACGTTACCTCGAATCGCATTTCAGCCTGGATCTACTCGAAGTAGAACTGACCGATGTTGTACGGCAGGCACAGGCTTCAGGTATTTTATATAATGCTACCAAACTGCGGAATGATATCCGCAGCAAAGCAACGACCATACACTTTACAACCGGTTTCAAGGATTTTTATAAAATGACTTCTGACCGGCTGGAAGATGGTTTACGTTACGCATACGATAATTTCGGAAGAGAAGAAACCATTGTGGTTTGTAGAAGCAATAAGTCTGCAACCGGCTACAACAGGTACATCCGGCAGGCAATATTTTTTACTGAAAATGAATTGGATGCCGGCGATCTGTTGATGTCGGTACGAAATAATTATACGATTTTACCTTCAAACATTTCTTCCGGTTTTATTGCGAACGGAGATTTTCTGGAAATCCGTAAAGTGCTGCGGTATCAGGATCAGTATGGATTCAGGTTTGCAGATATTGAAGCTGTTTTCAGAGATTTTCCCGAGTTTGGAAACTTTCAGCTGAAGATTATGCTGGATACCTTGTATTCAAATACGCCCAATCTGGAACAGGATAAAATGAAGGAGCTGTATGCGGAAATTGAAAAAGAATATGCCGATATTGCAACCAAGCAGGAAAGAATGGAAGCGATCCGGAAAGATCCGTTTTTGAATGCTTTGCAGGTTAAGTTTGCGTATGCGCTTACCTGTCACAAGGCACAAGGCGGACAGTGGCATACCGTCTTTATTGAGCAGGGATATCTTACAGATGATAAAATAGATATTGAATTCCTTCGTTGGTTGTATACAGCCATAACACGGGGTAAAAACCAGGTGTTTTTAGTGAATTTCCATCCGAAGTTCTTTGAAGGGATTGTAGGAGTACAGAGTACAGAGTAA
- a CDS encoding NUDIX domain-containing protein, with product MEEIKNGIIHSFGNKLRIRVCGICMDDNKILLVKHHSLGESGILWAPPGGGISFGETAEEALKREFLEETGLSVSIEKFLCVNEYLSLPLHAIELFFLVKTTGTLKLGTDPELQANQQIITDVEWLSIDALQLLPKNSIHGILHNIQASADVLHLSGYFNY from the coding sequence ATGGAAGAAATAAAAAACGGAATCATCCACAGTTTTGGTAACAAGCTACGTATCAGAGTATGCGGCATCTGCATGGACGATAATAAAATTTTATTGGTGAAACATCATTCGCTGGGGGAAAGCGGAATTTTATGGGCTCCACCAGGCGGAGGCATCTCTTTCGGCGAAACAGCTGAAGAAGCATTAAAAAGAGAATTTTTAGAAGAAACCGGACTATCTGTCTCCATCGAAAAGTTTTTGTGTGTCAATGAATATTTAAGTCTGCCGCTGCATGCCATTGAATTATTTTTCCTTGTAAAAACTACAGGTACACTCAAACTAGGTACAGATCCTGAGCTGCAGGCAAACCAGCAGATTATAACAGACGTTGAATGGCTTTCTATTGATGCGCTTCAATTGCTCCCGAAAAATTCTATACATGGAATTTTACATAACATACAGGCATCTGCAGATGTGCTGCATTTATCCGGTTATTTTAATTATTAA
- the pyrE gene encoding orotate phosphoribosyltransferase — protein MNYTKEVALSLLKIEAVRLRPEEPFKWASGWNSPIYCDNRLTLSFPESRNLIRDGLVDLIRTHYPACECIAGVATAGIPQGAIIADSMNLPMIYVRPKPKDHGMQNLIEGKITKGQKIVVVEDLISTGGSSLKAVEALQEGGFEILGMIGIFTYGFQIAEDNFKNAGITLHTLSNYDELIKEAVANNYVKQDQLQTLGEWRKNPGDWKK, from the coding sequence ATGAACTATACAAAAGAAGTAGCGCTTTCTCTTTTAAAGATTGAAGCGGTGCGCTTACGTCCAGAAGAACCATTCAAATGGGCTTCTGGCTGGAATTCGCCGATATATTGCGACAATCGCTTAACATTGTCTTTCCCTGAATCCAGAAATCTGATTCGTGATGGATTGGTTGATCTGATCCGTACGCATTATCCTGCGTGCGAATGCATTGCCGGTGTAGCAACAGCAGGCATTCCGCAGGGTGCCATCATTGCAGACAGTATGAACTTGCCGATGATTTATGTACGCCCCAAGCCAAAAGATCATGGCATGCAAAACCTGATTGAAGGTAAAATTACGAAAGGGCAGAAAATTGTTGTTGTTGAAGATCTGATCTCAACTGGCGGCAGTTCCTTAAAAGCCGTAGAAGCCTTACAGGAAGGAGGCTTTGAGATCTTAGGTATGATCGGGATTTTCACCTATGGTTTTCAAATAGCGGAAGACAATTTCAAAAACGCAGGTATTACCTTGCACACGTTGAGCAATTACGATGAGCTGATTAAGGAAGCCGTTGCGAATAATTACGTAAAGCAGGACCAACTGCAAACGCTGGGTGAATGGAGAAAGAATCCGGGAGACTGGAAAAAATAG
- a CDS encoding AsmA family protein, with translation MFLKYLKRIGLVLAALVALYFIAIATISVYYKKEIEQGVVSAINNRIKKPITIRKVSISPFTNFPFIAFRLHGVSLPKSTESTVPFVEIGEFEVLFSPHNILMKRYKVEQITLEDGKIDARVDSLGVRDFDIFYKDDSTRKKPNDIADFSIETVKFNNIEVFYKNMYKTKQVHLTFKGTETQLTLTSNVLNGDFVGEIYSNEVTLRPGTLFKDSELHADFHFSYDIDAKLFSFENSVLRSKENSFLAKGNIDFKNKSLMHLNIVTQEADIKEVFRLIPVRWTQKLEPLKLAGNINAEADIHIRLLAGYQPEFDIDFSTNNFSINNENIHTTIDHMKFSGNLTSTDSIKIENYKITFKDFVALIGNTDTVRTSNLSVENFINPILKTDLKMKLKSKTLFDLVKFDKYTTVDGSIGVALHYDGPLNYIFRKSDVTPIMIGDIQLNHVNLKLNKVHFPFNDMNGKIAFRNDSIRIESLSVKSGKTDMLLNGTANKLFNSIFKDTTGLILNVNFTSNEFHFSDFNSAGQYKQADNNKSKPKRKIHVVENSRFILPYDMKGSFKGKVKTFTARNYHGNNIELDIKINNKIVKIVESMNSFGGIMNFTSSFTPVKNEIHCKSNISMQKFKIDEVFRAFNNFKQKMLNSDNIHGIVSGNIYSFFKLSSGLEMDTSSIYINGNYSINKLELTNVEPLLKLTKVGFDEKDLRHVTFENITSSINIKHHVIHIPRTLYVTNILYFYLDVQIKPDGESEFYVLLPIKNLKKKPKTDGLTNDSKAGLSIPLKITGKAGKLTVL, from the coding sequence ATGTTTTTAAAATATTTAAAAAGAATTGGTTTAGTTTTAGCCGCTCTGGTAGCCTTATATTTTATAGCGATAGCAACAATATCTGTTTATTATAAAAAAGAAATTGAACAGGGTGTTGTTTCTGCGATTAATAACAGGATCAAAAAACCGATTACGATACGAAAAGTATCCATTTCTCCCTTTACGAATTTTCCTTTTATCGCATTCCGTTTACATGGTGTATCACTTCCTAAATCAACGGAAAGCACGGTTCCGTTTGTTGAAATCGGGGAATTTGAAGTGCTGTTTTCACCGCATAATATTTTGATGAAACGATATAAAGTGGAACAGATAACACTGGAAGATGGAAAAATCGATGCCCGTGTGGATTCATTGGGTGTACGCGATTTTGATATCTTTTATAAAGACGATTCTACCAGAAAGAAACCGAATGATATAGCTGATTTCAGTATTGAAACAGTAAAATTCAATAATATAGAAGTGTTTTATAAAAATATGTATAAAACCAAACAGGTTCATTTAACTTTTAAAGGAACAGAAACCCAGCTAACACTCACATCAAATGTGTTGAATGGTGATTTTGTGGGTGAGATTTATTCCAATGAAGTAACGTTAAGACCCGGTACGCTGTTTAAAGATTCTGAGCTGCATGCTGATTTTCATTTTAGCTATGATATCGATGCAAAATTATTTTCGTTTGAAAACAGCGTGCTTAGATCCAAAGAAAATAGTTTTCTGGCAAAAGGGAATATTGACTTCAAGAATAAATCCTTAATGCACTTAAATATTGTAACACAGGAAGCAGATATTAAAGAGGTATTCCGATTGATTCCTGTACGCTGGACGCAAAAGCTGGAACCTCTGAAACTGGCTGGAAACATAAATGCCGAAGCAGATATTCATATTCGTTTATTAGCAGGCTATCAACCGGAGTTTGATATTGATTTTTCTACCAATAATTTTTCCATCAATAATGAAAACATTCATACGACTATTGATCATATGAAATTTTCAGGAAACTTAACTTCAACAGATAGCATTAAGATTGAAAATTATAAAATCACATTCAAGGATTTTGTTGCATTGATCGGCAATACAGATACGGTGCGTACGAGTAATCTGTCTGTTGAAAATTTCATAAATCCGATTTTAAAAACAGACCTTAAAATGAAATTGAAAAGTAAAACCCTTTTCGATCTTGTCAAGTTTGATAAATATACAACGGTAGACGGCAGCATCGGTGTGGCGTTGCATTATGACGGACCGTTAAATTACATTTTCAGAAAATCCGATGTGACACCAATTATGATCGGAGACATACAATTGAATCATGTTAATTTAAAACTGAATAAGGTACATTTTCCCTTTAATGATATGAATGGCAAAATTGCTTTCCGCAATGATTCCATACGCATTGAGTCGTTAAGCGTAAAATCAGGTAAAACGGATATGCTCCTGAATGGCACGGCCAATAAGCTCTTCAATTCTATTTTTAAAGATACAACAGGCTTAATATTGAATGTGAATTTTACATCAAATGAATTTCATTTCAGTGATTTCAATTCTGCAGGACAATACAAGCAAGCTGATAACAATAAAAGCAAACCGAAAAGAAAAATTCATGTTGTTGAAAACAGCCGGTTTATATTGCCTTATGACATGAAGGGGAGCTTTAAAGGTAAAGTAAAAACATTCACTGCAAGAAATTATCACGGCAATAATATTGAACTGGATATTAAGATCAACAACAAGATTGTTAAGATTGTTGAATCCATGAATTCTTTTGGCGGCATTATGAATTTTACCAGCAGTTTCACGCCTGTTAAAAATGAAATTCATTGTAAGAGTAATATCAGTATGCAGAAGTTTAAGATTGATGAGGTATTCAGAGCCTTTAATAATTTCAAACAAAAAATGCTGAACTCAGACAACATTCATGGTATTGTGAGCGGAAATATTTATTCCTTTTTCAAATTAAGTTCGGGTCTTGAAATGGATACCAGCTCTATTTACATCAACGGAAATTATTCGATTAATAAACTTGAACTGACCAATGTTGAACCACTGCTGAAACTTACTAAGGTGGGCTTTGATGAAAAAGATCTGCGGCACGTTACGTTTGAAAACATAACCTCATCGATTAATATCAAGCACCATGTTATACATATTCCGCGTACGTTGTATGTTACCAATATTCTATATTTCTATTTAGATGTACAGATAAAACCAGATGGTGAATCGGAATTCTATGTATTGCTTCCGATTAAAAACCTTAAGAAAAAACCTAAGACGGATGGCTTAACCAATGATTCAAAAGCAGGTCTTTCCATTCCATTAAAAATTACCGGCAAGGCAGGTAAACTCACGGTTTTATAA
- the hisS gene encoding histidine--tRNA ligase → MEKPSLPKGTRDFGPAQMLKRQYLLQTIREIFTKYGFLPIETPAMENLSVLTGKYGDEGDQLIYKILNSGDFIQGVEQNHLQEGYKKLIPKISKKALRYDLTVPFARHVVMNRNDITFPFKRYQIQPVWRADRPQKGRYCEFMQCDADVVGTDSLLCEAEIVLMIHEAFAALGITDFVVKINNRKILSGIADAIGKEGSEAELCVAIDKLDKIGKEAVLEELKTKGFTDSQLTRLLPVFDLKGNNAEIFPLLRTILAQSSVGLKGIDELEKVFTLIEKSGLGNASIETDLTLARGLSYYTGAIFEVKILNVQMGSVCGGGRYDNLTGVFGLPNVSGVGISFGIDRIYDVMNELNLFPSQESNSTRLLICAFDENTFMHALPMVTKLRAQGINTELYPDPVKIKKQLSYADDKKIPFALLIGEDEMNQGLYSLKNLISGEQFKVTFDEVVHKLI, encoded by the coding sequence ATGGAAAAACCTTCATTACCGAAAGGAACAAGGGATTTTGGCCCTGCTCAAATGTTAAAGAGGCAGTATTTACTGCAAACAATACGCGAAATATTTACCAAATATGGCTTTTTACCTATTGAAACGCCTGCCATGGAAAATTTAAGTGTGTTAACAGGTAAATATGGCGATGAAGGCGATCAGTTAATTTATAAAATATTGAATTCCGGCGATTTTATTCAGGGCGTTGAGCAAAATCATCTGCAGGAAGGATATAAAAAATTAATTCCGAAAATATCAAAAAAGGCGCTTCGGTACGATTTAACAGTGCCATTTGCCCGGCACGTTGTCATGAACCGCAACGATATCACCTTCCCGTTTAAACGCTACCAGATTCAGCCCGTATGGCGAGCAGACCGTCCGCAGAAGGGCCGTTACTGCGAATTCATGCAATGTGATGCAGACGTAGTTGGTACCGATTCGCTGTTATGTGAAGCCGAAATTGTGCTGATGATCCACGAAGCTTTTGCAGCCTTAGGTATTACAGATTTTGTTGTTAAAATAAATAACCGTAAAATCCTTTCCGGTATTGCAGATGCTATCGGAAAAGAAGGCAGTGAAGCTGAATTGTGTGTAGCCATTGACAAACTGGATAAAATCGGTAAAGAAGCCGTTTTAGAAGAATTAAAAACAAAAGGTTTTACAGATAGTCAATTAACCAGACTTCTTCCTGTTTTTGACCTGAAAGGCAATAATGCAGAGATTTTCCCATTGCTTCGTACTATTTTGGCACAAAGCAGCGTTGGATTAAAAGGGATCGATGAATTAGAAAAAGTATTTACCCTGATCGAAAAATCAGGACTGGGCAATGCTTCCATTGAAACAGATCTTACCTTAGCCCGCGGACTTTCTTATTATACAGGAGCGATCTTTGAAGTAAAAATCCTGAATGTGCAGATGGGTAGCGTTTGCGGCGGCGGTCGTTACGACAACTTAACAGGCGTATTCGGTCTGCCGAATGTATCCGGTGTCGGTATTTCTTTTGGTATAGACCGTATTTACGATGTAATGAATGAATTGAATCTGTTTCCTTCACAGGAATCCAATTCTACCCGTTTATTGATCTGCGCCTTTGATGAAAACACGTTCATGCATGCCTTGCCAATGGTTACAAAACTACGTGCACAAGGTATTAATACAGAGCTGTACCCCGATCCGGTTAAGATCAAAAAACAATTAAGTTACGCAGACGATAAAAAAATTCCGTTTGCTTTATTGATCGGTGAAGATGAAATGAATCAGGGTTTATATTCCCTGAAAAATTTAATTAGCGGAGAACAGTTTAAAGTAACGTTTGACGAAGTTGTCCATAAACTTATATAA
- the coaD gene encoding pantetheine-phosphate adenylyltransferase yields MSKIAIFPGSFDPFTKGHEDIVRRSLPLFDKVIIAIGNNAQKNRYFEIDYIIPKIESCFEKTDNVEVKVFKGLTAEFAKESGAQFLIRGLRNTTDFEYENSISQANKYLWKDLETVFMITSPHLAYISSSLIRDIHKYDGDVSGFLPYKI; encoded by the coding sequence ATGAGTAAAATTGCAATCTTTCCCGGTTCATTCGACCCTTTTACCAAAGGCCATGAAGACATTGTACGCAGAAGCCTGCCGCTGTTTGACAAGGTGATTATTGCGATTGGTAACAACGCACAAAAAAACAGATATTTTGAGATCGATTACATTATTCCAAAAATCGAAAGCTGTTTTGAGAAAACAGATAACGTTGAAGTAAAAGTTTTTAAAGGATTAACGGCAGAATTTGCCAAAGAAAGCGGCGCACAATTTTTAATCAGAGGTTTGCGTAACACCACCGATTTTGAATACGAGAACAGCATCTCGCAAGCCAATAAATATCTCTGGAAAGATCTGGAAACCGTATTTATGATTACGAGTCCCCACCTGGCTTATATCAGCTCAAGCCTTATCCGCGACATTCATAAATACGATGGAGATGTAAGTGGTTTTTTACCTTATAAGATCTGA
- a CDS encoding DUF1573 domain-containing protein — MKKFILVALSIVFSTLLIAKIVVNGPVMTFEKKSHDFGDVKQGGKVTHVFKYKNTGNDTLRIDNVISSCGCTVPNNYEKVVAPGASGSIAVSFNSEGKMGVVNKTLTILSNAVTGAEEPAEYLTIRVNVIP; from the coding sequence ATGAAAAAGTTTATTTTGGTTGCTCTCAGTATTGTTTTTTCAACCTTGTTGATTGCAAAAATTGTAGTTAATGGTCCGGTAATGACATTCGAAAAAAAATCACATGATTTCGGTGATGTGAAACAGGGCGGCAAAGTCACACATGTCTTTAAATATAAAAATACAGGTAATGATACATTAAGAATTGATAATGTAATTAGCTCTTGCGGCTGCACGGTTCCAAATAATTATGAGAAAGTAGTTGCACCCGGTGCAAGTGGTTCAATTGCTGTATCGTTTAATTCAGAAGGAAAAATGGGTGTAGTAAATAAAACGCTTACGATCTTATCAAATGCTGTGACAGGCGCAGAAGAGCCGGCAGAATATCTTACGATACGGGTAAACGTAATTCCTTAA
- a CDS encoding NUDIX hydrolase codes for MKLFINDKPLKVIQFIPTLPVFEYDTIIGSAEEILSIRLVGKVLIQQATARQLERLIRIMELKRLKKLLSITFAVDDYEFMVEFIKDQFKVIKASGGVVRKQDKILLIFRLGKWDLPKGKLKKKEESLKAAKREVEEECSVKVDVKDKICSTWHTYVRKNKRILKRTDWYEMNCLDDSNMQPQLAEFIEDLKWMNYKEVMKSVKDSYASIQEVASEYYRLHSDLIR; via the coding sequence ATGAAACTCTTTATAAACGATAAGCCGTTAAAAGTTATTCAATTTATTCCAACACTTCCTGTGTTTGAGTATGATACGATTATAGGCTCTGCGGAAGAGATTCTATCCATCAGATTAGTAGGTAAGGTGTTGATTCAGCAGGCTACAGCACGCCAGTTAGAGCGCCTCATTCGTATTATGGAATTGAAACGTTTGAAAAAACTGTTGTCCATTACGTTTGCGGTAGATGATTATGAGTTCATGGTTGAATTTATAAAAGATCAGTTTAAAGTAATCAAAGCCAGTGGTGGCGTGGTACGCAAGCAGGACAAAATTTTATTGATTTTCAGATTAGGTAAATGGGATTTGCCTAAAGGTAAATTAAAGAAGAAAGAAGAATCACTGAAGGCTGCTAAACGTGAAGTAGAAGAGGAGTGCAGCGTTAAGGTAGACGTAAAGGATAAAATCTGTTCTACCTGGCATACGTACGTGCGTAAGAATAAACGCATTTTAAAACGTACTGATTGGTATGAAATGAATTGCCTGGATGATTCAAACATGCAGCCGCAATTAGCTGAGTTTATTGAAGACCTGAAGTGGATGAACTACAAAGAGGTAATGAAGTCGGTAAAAGACTCGTATGCATCTATTCAGGAAGTAGCAAGCGAATATTACCGGTTACACTCAGATCTTATAAGGTAA